TGAGCTGTAAtgtgtaaacataattatgtgtgctacTGAACACATGATATCGAACTTTAGAGGATATAGATTACACAGGCACcattatcacatgaccacccactcaccttagTGCCTAGCTCTGCAGTACAGATGCAGGCTGCCTGGCTATGGGATATGTAGAAGTCCAACCGCACACATCACATGAACATCACAATAAGATTGAGCTGCTTCGGATAACAACACGCCCGATATGTGAATGCATCTTGAGGTAGTTCATTCCGGATTCTAACCACACGATCCATGAGGCACTCAAAGTAATGATAGCACATTCAGTCAAAATCTACACTTTAATGGCCAAAGAtttcactgcatgcaaaaatcCCATCACCCCACTCACTACTTTGTGGATATGCTGCTCTAGTACCAGCTGCAGTCCCCTGGTCTGTGTGACCACCCTCCAGGTCTTCTGAGAGTATAGCCTCACACTCTCAGTacctgagggggagggagagatagtgaaatacagtggaacaaTGAACAAAGAACCTTTAGAGAAAAGGGACACACTGTAATATGCTTCCGTGTCGTAAATATCAATAAACAATAGACAGTACAAAATCATtcaaccaataattatacgttttgTACTAATATATAGGGTGGGTAGATTTGGTTATATATTTATTACACAAAAGTCATGTAAGACACCTATAtagtgatgttggtgtgtacacAACAATGAGCTGtttagacactttcatggactgctttaacagCTAATGAGACggaggttgaaaaataataggttgaaacttgtaggcgattTTCGAAGGCAACAAAAACTACTGTTTCTAatgattcacgatcattccccatattgatgttataataattaagtcATTACAGTAAAAAATTATTGTCTCCGTTTTGCCGCTGTGTGTGCAACGAAGCTCAACGCACTAGGTGAATGCTCTATcatattgttataattatattgtctaCGAAAACTGGAAGTGTAATTAAAAAAGCTATGAATAAATTACCATAAAGGAAGTAAACAAGGTGGTTGTGTAGTCAGCAATCACATTGAAACCTTCTCACTGTCAAGAAATAATTAGAGATGACACTAATAGAGATAATAAAGCTCATTAGAGTTCTCctgatttgctttctggctggcttcagcactggtaagactgaccattcaattatagatttccttacattgctgcatgtttcGTAAAGcccaatattcagtgagtgttgagagaccatgtccaatggaaacagtcactttcacctgcactgcTCCTGGAGATTCTTTGAGATGGGTACTGTCAGATGTTACTCCCATCGATATCCTCTCCACCTTGGGCCTCAATGTTCCAGTAATGCAATCAGGTTACACCGTGACACTAATTGCATTCAACGACACTACATTAACATCTACTCTGTCAAgaacagcagagaatgggatcactgtgtcctgtgtggACCTGCCTACAACAACTATAGGATCTTCAATGATCCAATTGGTTGGTGAGTTGCAATAAGTGCCTCGTCCGTTATCTCACAATAAGTtacatatagatctaccagGATCACCTTCCACCATAAAACACTCCACTCAGAGCAGCTCAGCCAATGAATTCAGTGTATCTGTACAGTGGGACCCAcctactgagactggtggtagagatgacctcacctacacagtgaccgtatcacctccggcccagctctctgctactgtcctcacatctACCTCTGTCACcgtgactgctcaatacaatgtgaACTACACTGTCGgtgttgtggctaccaattgtgctgggaacagtacgACAGCTGACTACAACTTTAGGATTGGTGAGTATTATTAATTTGACACAAATTGTCAACTCCTTCTCAGGTAACTGTCCTGTGTTGACCAACCCCATGAATGGAGCCTTCGGACCAGTCTTTAGCAGATTATCAGGATCCACAgtaaccatccagtgtgaCGCTGGGTATGTATCTGCTGTTACAATGGTGACATGTGAGAGtacactgatgtggagtccagacccggaggctattgagtgtacattactaaccacacctactcccACAACTCGTGAGTTAAGCTTTTGGTTGTAGGAAATTAATACAAAATATCTATGTTAATCATTACACAGCTCCTCCAATAAACTGCACAGCTTCACTACCCTCACCAAGGAATGGCATTATCAGTGATCATTCAGTACCAGCTATTCCCGGTACACAAGTTACCCTCCAGTGTGACGATGAACTGTTCCCTGAGGGaataatggctgctacctgtCTAGCTACAGGAAAGTGGGACGAGGAGATCATCTGCAGAGGCAAGTGTATTCATTACAATGAATACACTTGCTTGTAATAATACTTATCTCTTGAACAACCTACAGCTGCTCCTTTTAGTTGTGCCAGCCTATCTGATGGGAGTCGATTTGATGCAGCTGTCTCCATCGGCGTTGTTGTCACAGCAGTTGCGTTCACAATCATTGGATTGTTGATAGGACTCTTGATTATGTATTTGCTCAtgcgtaagaaggcagtgtactcCCCAGCAGCTAAAGGACAAGCTAATGTAGGACCCACTGCAtcagctggtcctgtttatgaggaggtgtcactcAAAGAAGAGATTGAACTGAatactaaccaggcgtatggaccagtaggacAGTGAAACTTCTGTTAATGTGCATGCTCGTGAACGATTTTAACAACTGTAAACAGCAACATCTGTTCATTAAAAGCCACTACATCTTTTGTATTAAAAAAGAAGCTATATTAAACGAATggtgcgctgtgctaatgcctctcgccatgtttagCTTCGCTCAATTAaggtattagagtgttataattatgtcatataACACTCAAATACAAAGTATACTAATACCTCTtctatgatcataattataatacgatTATATAGAAGAGGTATTTGTATGCTTTGGATACTGttaagttattattatgcctcggtgtgtatgtgcaagcaaggtatacggcagtgtgtgtttgtatgtgtgcatgtgtgtatgtagactgctacagctgctcaaagatcAATAAgctgcaagtaagagtttctatagggtTCTAGTAATGTTTTCATGGATTCTGATTCGTGGATTtccaaaataatgcttcgttctcgaatTATGCCTAAttttggaatgccattgcagcctttcagaagagtgcatatgtagcaaaagttgtccatggagtgttgctactcagtagttagctctgtactagaacgctagctattggtagctgcaagagtgagaagagagctgcaaggctctatacactgatgcagcagccataaACTTTGTCCTTTTAGCATCctctttagcaacaatcatgatcGATCATTTCGATCCCACTCTAGatgcaaaaatattcatcatgataatcatatcatgtgtgtattagcaatatcagctagtagctttatgttggcacatccaccgaggcatcagcacccgcggtgttttcattattgtttgcaattgttgacaatgaatccacacacagtcaatagaagaggagcttaatggCAACAGAAATCTATTATCTGATGGCTTggtaaactagagcactaatttaaaagtgctaaccctcagcTGTCGACATGAATCTATACAAACTTGAAGCGTGTTACacaataaatgcagatgtataatgtgtatatgtgtgtacatgcatggacacaaaatgagctgtttgaacgaactagacactttcatagGCTGCTTTAACTGCTGTACTTGAAACTTTTAGGcgatcttcgaaggcgacaaaCCAATTGATTTAATCGTTGCTTTATAAATTcacgatcataattatattccccATAATGATAAACTCGTTacggtaaaaagttattgtatccGTTTTGCTGCTGTGcgatgaagctcaacgcacaGTGTGAATGCTCTACTGAGCATTGTTATGAAAATTAATACTTCCCAACAGTATGTTATTTACACAGCTCCTCCAATGAACTGCACGGCTCCACTATCCTCACCACAGAGTGGCACCATCAGTGATCATTCAGTACCTGCTCTTTCCGGTAAACATGCAAGTGACATTCCAGTGTGATGATGGACTCTTCCCTGAGGCTGAGGGCATAATGACTGCCACCTGTCCAGCTACAGGAGAGTGGGACCAAAACCCAGTAGAGATCCTCTGCAGTGGCAAGTGTAGTCATTACTTAAAGTAATTATGCTTCTATATACCTTGAACCACTTATACAGCTGTTTCTTACAATTGCGCCAGCCTATCTGATGGGAGTCGATTTGATGGAGCTGTCTCCATCAGCGTGGTTGTCATGGCATTCTATTCACCGTCATTGAATTGTTGATGGGACTCTTGATAATGTATTTGTTCATGCATAAGAAGAATGTGTACTCCCCGTCAGCTAAAGAGCAAGATAATGTATAGGACCCACTGCACCaactggtcctgtttatgaggaggtgtcacccatgcagagaggagattgaactgaataccataaccaggcgtatggacctgtaggactgtgaaacttCTGGTACTTTGCTAATGTGCATgtaacataatttatagagcatgcatgtactgcatcTGTTCATTATCAACAACTTAGAACAATGGCGTAAGTCATGTAGCTACGTAATATAGTCAAAGACTCACATTGGATCGTGTTGTTCTATTCTCCCTCTGAGGATCATTATCCccagcagctgacagagtgAAGTGAGACAGTCCACTCCAGCAGACTGCACCAGGGCATTGTCATATTGCTCTGGGGGTGGGTGAGGGggatacatgtaattaagtgGAGTATATACAGATCTCGTTATTTA
This is a stretch of genomic DNA from Halichondria panicea chromosome 1, odHalPani1.1, whole genome shotgun sequence. It encodes these proteins:
- the LOC135342959 gene encoding uncharacterized protein LOC135342959, encoding METVTFTCTAPGDSLRWVLSDVTPIDILSTLGLNVPVMQSGYTVTLIAFNDTTLTSTLSRTAENGITVSLPRPLSHNKLHIDLPGSPSTIKHSTQSSSANEFSVSVQWDPPTETGGRDDLTYTVTVSPPAQLSATVLTSTSVTVTAQYNVNYTVGVVATNCAGNSTTADYNFRIGNCPVLTNPMNGAFGPVFSRLSGSTVTIQCDAGYVSAVTMVTCESTLMWSPDPEAIECTLLTTPTPTTPPPINCTASLPSPRNGIISDHSVPAIPGTQVTLQCDDELFPEGIMAATCLATGKWDEEIICRGKCIHYNEYTCL